The following coding sequences lie in one Salarias fasciatus chromosome 7 unlocalized genomic scaffold, fSalaFa1.1 super_scaffold_4, whole genome shotgun sequence genomic window:
- the ved gene encoding ventrally expressed dharma/bozozok antagonist gives MRGHFSIEWMAQSSQSHTPTRTPRTPEAAGTPRTPEPSGTPTAPACGPSASSAESLPGFYWKAQLPPQRAQLPPQQAQLPPQQAQLPPQQVQQVLDGLSEASMQRQDGGRSRASEASFSSGADSDYESEGCRSASPSQRPGGSSAASPPCGRRSRTAFTAEQIRCLERSFKRNAYLGTQDKAELCRKLHLSDKQVRNWFQNRRMKMKRSMQDALAQACQAGSASQLLLYPDLQAYRARTFPVCPAVVAPDGPAPYGPPHGLRYGSPLPLDSFYQYGGFPGVVLPSGPPHYRAPYAPNYPQYY, from the exons ATGAGAGGACACTTCTCCATCGAGTGGATGGCCCAGAGCAGCCAGTCCCACACCCCCACCAGGACCCCCAGGACCCCCGAAGCCGCCGGGACCCCCAGGACCCCCGAGCCCAGTGGGACCCCCACGGCCCCGGCCTGCGGCCCCTCGGCCTCCAGCGCAGAGAGCCTGCCCGGGTTCTACTGGAAGGCCCAGCTGCCCCCTCAGCGGGCCCAGCTGCCCCCCCAGCAGGCCCAGCTGCCCCCCCAGCAGGCCCAGCTGCCCccccagcaggtccagcaggtcctggacgGACTCAGCGAGGCCAGCATGCAGCGGCAGGACGGAGGCAGGAGTCGAG CGTCTGAAGCCAGCTTCAGCAGCGGAGCGGACTCGGACTATGAGAGTGAGGGTTGTCGGTCTGCTTCCCCGTCCCAGAGGCCCGGCGGCTCCTCGGCGGCGTCGCCCCCGTGCGGCCGCCGGTCCCGCACGGCCTTCACGGCGGAGCAGATCCGCTGCCTGGAGCGCTCCTTCAAGAGGAACGCCTACCTGGGGACGCAGGACAAGGCGGAGCTGTGCAGGAAGCTACACCTGTCCGACAAACAG GTGAGGAACTGGTTCCAGAACCGGCGGATGAAGATGAAGCGGTCCATGCAGGACGCCCTGGCCCAGGCCTGCCAGGCCGGCAGCGCCTCCCAGCTCCTGCTGTACCCCGACCTGCAGGCCTACCGGGCCAGGACCTTCCCCGTGTGCCCGGCGGTGGTGGCCCCGGACGGCCCCGCCCCCTACGGCCCCCCCCACGGCCTGCGGTACGGCTCCCCTCTGCCCCTGGACTCCTTCTACCAGTACGGCGGCTTCCCCGGCGTCGTGTTGCCTTCAGGGCCGCCTCACTACAGAGCACCTTACGCCCCCAACTACCCCCAGTACTactga
- the polm gene encoding DNA-directed DNA/RNA polymerase mu isoform X1 → MVPLKRRKVSSSASGDKTTTHSAEKTPAKFPEMVLFLLERKMGASRRAFLSDLGLKKGFQVESVFSERVTHVISENNSGQEVRTWLNSQDEGRAAAAPRLLDISWYTESMRAGRPVDVLDRHQLQEQQADEAEVVSFSLPSYACQRRTTLENHNATITDALGLLAENAELSGDDGRGVAFRRAAAVLKALPAPVTSMQQLRGLPCLGGHSLRVIRDVLENGVSAEVESTKQSERYRALKVLTGIFGVGTKTADRWIRDGIHDLQQLRDSGQTLNRAQQAGLDHYDDLHQPVTRADADTIGDIVQKAVASASPAARITLTGGFRRGKPSGHDVDFLITHPEEGEEVGLMPKVVSWLESQGFLLYQKTTRNSYLESAEGPGRPASNMDRFERCLSIFRLPGRDDGGGARPAARRWRAVRVDLVVSPISQFAFALLGWTGSKLFERELRRWAGQEKAMSLSSHALYDNRQVPEGGVGGGDLPSSGSGVRGAVREKRVKRGGSGSARPDSGV, encoded by the exons atggtgccactgaagaggaggaaagtcaGCTCCTCTGCCTCTGGGGACAAAACTACAACACACAGCGCAGAGAAAACACCTGCGAAGTTCCCGGAGATGGTTTTATtcctgctggagaggaagatggGAGCCAGTCGAAGAGCTTTTCTGTCTGATCTGGGACTGAAGAAAGGGTTTCAGGTGGAATCTGTGTTCAG cgaAAGAGTGACGCACGTCATTTCTGAGAACAACTCGGGTCAAGAGGTCAGGACGTGGCTGAACTCGCAGGACGAGGGCCGGGCAGCGGCGGCGCCTCGCCTCCTGGACATCAGCTGGTACACGGAGAGCATGCGAGCAGGCCGACCTGTGGACGTCCTGGACAGACACCAGCTTCAG gagcagcaggcggATGAAGCGGAGGTGGTTTCGTTCTCGTTGCCGAGTTACGCCTGTCAGAGACGAACCACGCTGGAGAACCACAACGCCACCATCACC GACGCTCTGGGGCTGCTGGCCGAGAACGCGGAGCTGAGTGGGGACGACGGGCGCGGCGTGGCGTTCCGGCGGGCCGCCGCCGTGCTGAAGGCGCTGCCCGCCCCAGTGACCAGCATGCAGCAGCTCCGAGGCCTGCCGTGTCTGGGGGGCCACTCGCTCCGGGTCATCAGG gacgtTTTGGAGAACGGCGTCTCGGCTGAAGTGGAATCCACCAAACAGTCTGAGCGATACCGAGCTCTGAAG GTTTTGACGGGTATATTCGGAGTCGGGACAAAAACAGCGGACAGATGGATCCGAGACGGGAtccacgacctgcagcagctccgagACTCAGGACAAACGCTCAACCGAGCTCAGCAAGCAG GTCTGGATCACTACGACGACCTCCACCAGCCGGTCACCAGGGCGGACGCCGACACCATCGGGGACATCGTGCAGAAAGCCGTCGCGTCTGCGTCGCCGGCGGCTCGGATTACTCTGACCGGAGGATTCAGGAG AGGGAAGCCCAGCGGCCATGATGTGGATTTCCTGATCACACACCcagaggagggcgaggaggtgGGACTGATGCCCAAAGTCGTGTCCTGGCTGGAGTCACAG GGCTTCCTTCTGTACCAGAAAACCACCCGGAACTCGTACCTGGAGTCAGCAGAGGGTcccggccggccggcctccAACATGGACCGCTTCGAGAGGTGCCTGTCCATTTTCAGGCTCCCCGGGAGGGACGACGGGGGAGGAGCCCGGCCGGCGGCGAGGCGCTGGAGGGCCGTGAGGGTGGACCTGGTCGTCTCCCCCATCAGCCAGTTCGCCTTCGCTCTGCTGGGCTGGACGGGATCcaag CTGTTTGAGCGGGAGCTGCGGCGCTGGGCCGGGCAGGAGAAGGCCATGTCCCTGAGCAGCCACGCCCTCTACGACAACCGGCAG GTACCTGAGGGCGGCGTCGGAGGAGGAGATCTTCCGTCTTCTGGGTCTGGAGTTCGTGGCGCCGTCAGAGAGAAACGcgtgaagagaggaggaagtggatcGGCTCGACCCGACTCTGGAGTTTAA
- the polm gene encoding DNA-directed DNA/RNA polymerase mu isoform X2, producing MVPLKRRKVSSSASGDKTTTHSAEKTPAKFPEMVLFLLERKMGASRRAFLSDLGLKKGFQVESVFSERVTHVISENNSGQEVRTWLNSQDEGRAAAAPRLLDISWYTESMRAGRPVDVLDRHQLQEQQADEAEVVSFSLPSYACQRRTTLENHNATITDALGLLAENAELSGDDGRGVAFRRAAAVLKALPAPVTSMQQLRGLPCLGGHSLRVIRDVLENGVSAEVESTKQSERYRALKVLTGIFGVGTKTADRWIRDGIHDLQQLRDSGQTLNRAQQAGLDHYDDLHQPVTRADADTIGDIVQKAVASASPAARITLTGGFRRGKPSGHDVDFLITHPEEGEEVGLMPKVVSWLESQGFLLYQKTTRNSYLESAEGPGRPASNMDRFERCLSIFRLPGRDDGGGARPAARRWRAVRVDLVVSPISQFAFALLGWTGSKLFERELRRWAGQEKAMSLSSHALYDNRQSRYLRAASEEEIFRLLGLEFVAPSERNA from the exons atggtgccactgaagaggaggaaagtcaGCTCCTCTGCCTCTGGGGACAAAACTACAACACACAGCGCAGAGAAAACACCTGCGAAGTTCCCGGAGATGGTTTTATtcctgctggagaggaagatggGAGCCAGTCGAAGAGCTTTTCTGTCTGATCTGGGACTGAAGAAAGGGTTTCAGGTGGAATCTGTGTTCAG cgaAAGAGTGACGCACGTCATTTCTGAGAACAACTCGGGTCAAGAGGTCAGGACGTGGCTGAACTCGCAGGACGAGGGCCGGGCAGCGGCGGCGCCTCGCCTCCTGGACATCAGCTGGTACACGGAGAGCATGCGAGCAGGCCGACCTGTGGACGTCCTGGACAGACACCAGCTTCAG gagcagcaggcggATGAAGCGGAGGTGGTTTCGTTCTCGTTGCCGAGTTACGCCTGTCAGAGACGAACCACGCTGGAGAACCACAACGCCACCATCACC GACGCTCTGGGGCTGCTGGCCGAGAACGCGGAGCTGAGTGGGGACGACGGGCGCGGCGTGGCGTTCCGGCGGGCCGCCGCCGTGCTGAAGGCGCTGCCCGCCCCAGTGACCAGCATGCAGCAGCTCCGAGGCCTGCCGTGTCTGGGGGGCCACTCGCTCCGGGTCATCAGG gacgtTTTGGAGAACGGCGTCTCGGCTGAAGTGGAATCCACCAAACAGTCTGAGCGATACCGAGCTCTGAAG GTTTTGACGGGTATATTCGGAGTCGGGACAAAAACAGCGGACAGATGGATCCGAGACGGGAtccacgacctgcagcagctccgagACTCAGGACAAACGCTCAACCGAGCTCAGCAAGCAG GTCTGGATCACTACGACGACCTCCACCAGCCGGTCACCAGGGCGGACGCCGACACCATCGGGGACATCGTGCAGAAAGCCGTCGCGTCTGCGTCGCCGGCGGCTCGGATTACTCTGACCGGAGGATTCAGGAG AGGGAAGCCCAGCGGCCATGATGTGGATTTCCTGATCACACACCcagaggagggcgaggaggtgGGACTGATGCCCAAAGTCGTGTCCTGGCTGGAGTCACAG GGCTTCCTTCTGTACCAGAAAACCACCCGGAACTCGTACCTGGAGTCAGCAGAGGGTcccggccggccggcctccAACATGGACCGCTTCGAGAGGTGCCTGTCCATTTTCAGGCTCCCCGGGAGGGACGACGGGGGAGGAGCCCGGCCGGCGGCGAGGCGCTGGAGGGCCGTGAGGGTGGACCTGGTCGTCTCCCCCATCAGCCAGTTCGCCTTCGCTCTGCTGGGCTGGACGGGATCcaag CTGTTTGAGCGGGAGCTGCGGCGCTGGGCCGGGCAGGAGAAGGCCATGTCCCTGAGCAGCCACGCCCTCTACGACAACCGGCAG AGCAGGTACCTGAGGGCGGCGTCGGAGGAGGAGATCTTCCGTCTTCTGGGTCTGGAGTTCGTGGCGCCGTCAGAGAGAAACGcgtga
- the gnsb gene encoding glucosamine (N-acetyl)-6-sulfatase (Sanfilippo disease IIID), b, whose product MSGVRSGGPGGPGGPGPLLRLTPAWTLLLALLALTCCARCDNKPSNIILIVADDQDQTLGGMTPMKKTKALIGDLGATFVNSFTVTPLCCPSRSSILTGQYPHNHEVRNNSLSGNCSSSLWQKGPETAAFPVYLNKLKYQTFFAGKYLNQYGKKEVGDVGHVPPGWDQWHALVGNSQYYNYSLSVNGKEEKHGDRYEDDYLTDLILNRSLVFLDNRSPQHPFFLMLSPPAPHSPWTAAPQYQKQFDDVKAPRDGSFNKAGKDKHWLLRQPVSPMPNSSVSFLDDAYRRRWQTLLSVDDMVEALVKKLDAIKELNNTYVFYTSDNGYHTGQFSLPIDKRQLYEFDIRTPLLVRGPGIKANQTLQAPVLNIDLAPTFLDIAGTNLSALNLDGQSFLSQMAPSLRNGTARPFFLIEYTGEGHPTPDPSCPKLGPGLSQCFPDCVCEDAFNNTYACVRTLDATHNLQYCEFADSESFVEVYDLAADPHQLENIVKKVDPAVLQAMNQRLIKLQSCEGEGCRHVD is encoded by the exons ATGTCCGGTGTGCGGAGCGGGGGTCCGGGGGGTCCGGGGGGTCCGGGTCCGCTCCTCAGGCTGACCCCCGCGTGGACGCTGCTGCTCGCGCTGCTCGCGCTCACCTGCTGCGCCAGGTGTGACAACAAACCCAGCAACATCATCCTCATCGTGGCCGACGACCAGGACCAGACACTGGGGGGGATG ACGCCAATGAAGAAAACCAAAGCTCTGATCGGAGACTTAGGAGCAACGTTTGTCAACTCT TTCACCGTCACGCCGCTGTGCTGCcccagcaggagcagcatcTTGACCGGCCAGTACCCCCACAACCACGAGGTGAGGAACAACTCCCTGAGCGGGAACTGCTCCAGCAGCCTGTGGCAGAAGGGACCCGAGACCGCCGCCTTCCCCGTCTACCTCAACAAGCTCAAGTACCAGACCTTCTTCGCCGGGAAATACCTCAACCAG TACGGGAAGAAGGAGGTGGGAGACGTGGGCCATGTCCCCCCGGGCTGGGACCAGTGGCACGCTCTG GTGGGAAACTCGCAGTACTACAACTACAGCCTGTCGGTCAACGGCAAGGAGGAGAAGCACGGCGACCGCTACGAGGACGACTACCTGACGGACCTGATC CTGAATCGCTCCCTCGTCTTCCTGGACAACCGCAGCCCCCAGCATCCCTTCTTCCTCATGCTGTCTCCGCCGGCGCCTCACTCGCCGTGGACGGCGGCGCCGCAGTACCAGAAGCAGTTCGACGACGTCAAGGCGCCGCGGGACGGCAGCTTCAACAAGGCGGGGAAG GACAAACACTGGCTGCTCCGCCAGCCCGTCAGCCCCATGCCCAACAGCTCCGTCAGCTTCCTGGACGACGCCTACCGGAGGAG GTGGCAGACTCTGCTGTCCGTGGACGACATGGTGGAGGCGCTGGTCAAGAAGCTGGACGCCATCAAGGAGCTCAACAACACCTACGTCTTCTACACGTCGGACAACGGCTACCACACcg gtCAGTTCTCGCTGCCCATCGATAAGCGGCAGCTGTACGAGTTCGACATCCGGACGCCGCTCCTGGTCCGCGGGCCGGGAATCAAGGCCAACCAGACGCTGCAG GCGCCGGTCCTGAACATCGACCTGGCTCCGACCTTCCTGGACATCGCCGGGACCAACCTGTCGGCCCTGAACCTGGACGGCCAGTCCTTCCTCTCTCAGATG GCGCCGTCTCTGCGTAACGGCACGGCGCGGCCGTTCTTCCTCATCGAGTACACCGGAGAGGGACACCCGACCCCGGACCCGTCCTGCCCCAAGCTGGGCCCCGGGCTGTCG CAATGCTTCCCGGACTGCGTGTGTGAGGACGCCTTCAACAACACGTACGCCTGCGTGCGCACGCTGGACGCCACGCACAACCTGCAGTACTGCGAGTTCGCCGACAGCGAG TCCTTCGTGGAGGTGTACGACCTGGCGGCCGACCCCCACCAGCTGGAGAACATCGTGAAGAAGGTGGACCCGGCCGTGCTGCAGGCCATGAACCAGCGGCTCATCAAGCTCCAGTCCTGCGAGGGCGAAGGCTGCCGCCACGTCGACTGA
- the mrps24 gene encoding small ribosomal subunit protein uS3m: MAASLSSASVKLLSVVARSGSFCRGVHVTAACCKNRAARIRVGKGDKGVTYEQALPPHHIGHRKGWLSQHTGNLKGESGASDRVVEDVFIRRFMFGTFHGCLANEVVLKRRGNVLVVCALMIQKLPPQKFYFLIGYTQSLLSHFYKCPVKLEIQTLPDKVVYKYL, encoded by the exons ATGGCGGCGTCCTTGAGCTCTGCCAGCGTGAAGCTGCTG AGCGTCGTGGCTCGGTCCGGCTCGTTCTGCCGGGGAGTCCATGTCACCGCGGCGTGCTGCAAG AACCGAGCGGCTCGCATTCGAGTGGGAAAAGGAGACAAAGGCGTGACCTACGAGCAGGCGCTCCCCCCTCATCATATCGGCCACCGGAAAGGCTGGCTGTCTCAGCACACTG GTAACCTGAAAGGCGAGTCGGGCGCGTCCGATCGCGTCGTGGAGGACGTCTTCATCCGCCGCTTCATGTTCGGCACATTCCACGGCTGCCTGGCCAACGAGGTGGTCCTGAAACGGCGCGGCAACGTGCTGGTGGTCTGCGCCCTGATGATCCAGAAGCTCCCGCCGCAGAAGTTCTACTTCCTGATCGGATACACGCAGTCGCTGCTCTCGCACTTCTACAAGTGTCCCGTCAAGCTGGAGATCCAGACGCTGCCGGACAAAGTCGTCTACAAATACCTCTGA
- the nudcd3 gene encoding nudC domain-containing protein 3 — MASPPEMTEMYDNALLGILQHVGNIEDFLRIYFGFLYRKTDFYRLLSGPTDRMGFPPGVAERMVLKTFQMFEKLAEQDRERALSLLQRRQESGRVPAAVQELEVSSENAEAKEDEDQEEGKKKKEGEEKEEESSATISRDASAASAEAESTSSSSPGRPAAPLDQPSADGTQDRFQSDPDSYNGAVREKYSWSQDFMDVEVRVFVPKTVVKGRQVSVSLQSGSVRVSVRDGGADETLIDGEFTHKINTENSLWSLEPGRCVVLSLNKASEVWWNAVLKGEQEIDINQINRERSMATVDEEEHAVLDRLTFDYHQKQQGKPQSHEMKVHEMLKKGWNADGSPFRGQQFDPSMFDIPPSAVQF; from the exons ATGGCGTCGCCCCCGGAGATGACGGAGATGTACGACAACGCGCTGCTCGGGATCCTGCAGCATGTCGGAAACATCGAGGACTTCCTGCGGATCTACTTCGGGTTCTTGTACCGAAAGACGGACTTCTACCGTCTGCTGTCCGGCCCCACAGACCGGATGGGCTTCCCGCCGGGGGTGGCGGAGCGGATGGTGCTGAAG ACGTTCCAGATGTTCGAGAAGCTGGCGGAGCAGGACCGCGAGCGAGCGCTGAGcctgctgcagaggaggcaggagagcGGCCGAGTCCCCGCCGCCGTTCAGGAGCTGGAGGTGTCGTCTGAGAACGCCGAGGCGAAGGAGGACGAGGAtcaggaggaggggaagaagaagaaggagggagaggagaaggaggaggagagctcagCCACAATCAGCAGAGATGCTTCGGCTGCTTCGGCTGAGGCAGAGTCgacgtccagcagcagcccaggaCGTCCAGCGGCGCCGCTGGATCAGCCGTCTGCAGACGG AACTCAGGATCGCTTCCAGTCGGACCCGGACAGCTACAACGGGGCGGTGAGGGAGAAGTACAGCTGGTCGCAGGACTTCATGGACGTGGAGGTCCGCGTCTTCGTGCCCAAGACGGTGGTGAAAGGCCGACAG GTCAGCGTCAGCCTGCAGAGCGGCTCCGTGCGGGTCAGCGTGAGGGACGGCGGCGCCGACGAGACGCTGATAGACGGCGAATTCACGCACAAGATCAACACGGAGAACTCGCTGTGGAGCCTGGAGCCCGGGAGATGCGTGGTC CTGTCGCTCAACAAGGCGTCGGAGGTGTGGTGGAACGCCGTGCTGAAGGGCGAGCAGGAGATCGACATCAACCAGATCAACCGCGAGCGCTCCATGGCCACGGTGGACGAGGAGGAGCACGCCGTGCTGGACCGGCTCACCTTCGACTACCACCAGAAGCAGCAGGGGAAGCCGCAGAGCCACGAGATG AAAGTCCACGAGATGCTGAAGAAGGGCTGGAACGCCGACGGCTCGCCGTTCCGAGGGCAGCAGTTCGACCCGTCCATGTTCGACATCCCGCCCAGCGCCGTGCAGTTCtga